A genomic region of Terriglobales bacterium contains the following coding sequences:
- the purE gene encoding 5-(carboxyamino)imidazole ribonucleotide mutase, with the protein MANPLVSIVMGSDSDLEIMREAARALDDFGIAHEIDIASAHRSPARTAKFAREAAARGIRVIIAGAGGAAHLAGVIAAESTLPVIGVPIPSTSLQGLDSLLSIVQMPAGIPVATVAIGKAGAYNAGVLAAQMLALSDAALAKKLDAHKQKLAAGVEEKSKKLKQQ; encoded by the coding sequence ATGGCCAATCCACTCGTCTCCATCGTCATGGGCTCCGACTCCGACCTGGAAATCATGCGCGAGGCGGCGCGCGCGCTCGATGACTTCGGCATCGCCCACGAAATCGACATCGCCAGCGCCCACCGCTCGCCGGCACGCACCGCCAAGTTCGCCCGCGAGGCCGCCGCTCGCGGCATTCGCGTGATCATCGCCGGCGCGGGCGGCGCCGCGCACCTGGCCGGCGTCATCGCGGCCGAGAGCACGCTTCCGGTGATCGGGGTGCCCATTCCTTCAACGTCGCTCCAGGGCCTCGACTCACTGCTTTCCATCGTGCAGATGCCGGCCGGCATTCCGGTCGCGACCGTCGCTATCGGCAAGGCCGGCGCCTACAACGCCGGCGTGCTCGCCGCCCAGATGCTGGCACTCTCCGACGCCGCCCTCGCGAAAAAGCTCGACGCCCACAAGCAGAAGCTGGCCGCGGGCGTGGAGGAGAAGTCCAAGAAGCTGAAGCAACAGTAA
- a CDS encoding DUF2891 domain-containing protein: MKPAAVILLLAVSAAAENPTNAPTSNSAFDARASERFVNLALACVHKEYPNKLSHSLNSDADVAPPRRLTPAFYGCYDWHSSVHGHWMLARIARTFPEAKFTPRIREALAQSLTAENAAAEAAYLRGEGRASFERPYGLAWLLQLASELREWDDPQAKELSANLAPLEQAATERLKAWLPKLSHPVRSGEHSQTAFALGLMLDSARRSGEKPFGELIAAKIREFYASDKNCPLAYEPSGEDFLSPCLAEADAVRRVMEPAEFAAWLTAFLPQIPKNANDAAWLKPAVVTDPSDPRLAHLDGLNLSRAWMLEGIASALPPADKRLAALNAAAQAHRAAGLASVTGAHYEGGHWLGSFAVYLVTERGLSHSVFQVPTYDGKQGAHGEHNGASPWPRLPR, translated from the coding sequence ATGAAACCTGCGGCCGTCATCCTTCTCCTCGCCGTTTCCGCTGCCGCTGAAAACCCCACCAACGCTCCCACATCCAACAGCGCCTTCGACGCGCGCGCCTCGGAGCGCTTCGTCAACCTGGCGCTGGCCTGCGTCCACAAGGAGTACCCGAACAAGCTCTCGCACTCGCTGAACTCCGACGCCGACGTGGCGCCGCCACGCAGGCTCACGCCCGCCTTTTACGGCTGCTACGACTGGCACTCGTCGGTGCACGGCCACTGGATGCTGGCGCGCATCGCGCGCACTTTTCCCGAAGCGAAGTTCACGCCGCGCATCCGCGAGGCGCTGGCCCAGAGCCTGACCGCGGAAAACGCCGCCGCCGAAGCCGCCTATCTGCGCGGCGAAGGACGCGCCAGCTTCGAGCGTCCGTATGGGCTGGCGTGGCTGCTGCAGCTCGCGTCGGAGTTGCGCGAGTGGGACGACCCGCAGGCGAAAGAGCTCTCGGCCAATCTGGCGCCGCTCGAGCAGGCCGCGACCGAGCGGCTGAAAGCGTGGCTGCCGAAGCTTTCGCATCCGGTGCGCTCCGGCGAGCATAGCCAGACGGCGTTTGCACTTGGCCTCATGCTCGACTCAGCGCGCAGGTCGGGCGAAAAACCCTTCGGAGAGCTGATTGCCGCCAAGATCCGCGAATTCTATGCGTCCGACAAGAACTGCCCGCTCGCCTACGAGCCCAGCGGCGAAGATTTTCTCTCGCCCTGCCTCGCCGAGGCCGACGCCGTGCGGCGCGTGATGGAGCCGGCCGAATTTGCCGCGTGGCTCACAGCCTTCCTGCCGCAGATTCCGAAGAATGCGAACGACGCGGCCTGGCTCAAGCCGGCTGTCGTTACCGACCCCAGCGATCCACGCCTGGCGCACCTGGACGGTCTGAACCTCTCGCGCGCGTGGATGCTGGAGGGAATCGCCTCCGCCCTTCCGCCGGCCGACAAGCGACTGGCCGCGCTGAACGCCGCCGCGCAGGCGCACCGCGCCGCCGGACTCGCCTCAGTCACCGGCGCGCACTACGAGGGCGGACACTGGCTGGGCAGCTTCGCCGTTTACCTGGTCACGGAACGCGGACTGAGTCACAGCGTCTTCCAGGTCCCCACCTACGATGGCAAACAAGGCGCGCACGGCGAACACAACGGCGCCTCGCCGTGGCCACGCTTGCCGCGCTAG
- the purD gene encoding phosphoribosylamine--glycine ligase — protein sequence MNVLILGGGGREHALAWKLKQSPRLEKIWCAPGNGGIAEVAECLPVDLGDVQAMAQLAARLKPDLTVVGPELPLTVGVVDEFERRGWKIFGPRQQAARLESSKGFAKEFMLRHRIPTAHFAICASEKDVKEALARLHAPVVVKADGLAAGKGVVIAQTKEEAARVAAGMLSGEMLGEAGRTVVLEEFLQGDELSFLVMSDGERVAPLAAARDHKRIGEGDTGPNTGGMGAYSTESMVDPVLREWLLTHIARPVVAGMKAEDAEYRGILYCGLMITPRGPMVLEFNCRFGDPETQPILMRLESDLFEAIEAAVEGRTSEGDFRWSADPAVCVVMAARGYPGKPETGQKISGLERAAAIEGVEVFHAGTVRKADGIYTSGGRVLGVTARGAGLKAAVECAYAAVGEISFDGMQFRRDIAAKAIQNL from the coding sequence ATGAACGTCCTCATCCTCGGCGGCGGCGGACGCGAGCACGCGCTCGCGTGGAAGCTCAAGCAATCGCCGCGCCTGGAAAAGATCTGGTGCGCGCCGGGCAACGGCGGCATTGCCGAAGTCGCCGAATGCCTTCCCGTTGATTTGGGCGACGTGCAGGCGATGGCGCAACTGGCGGCGCGCCTCAAGCCGGACTTGACCGTCGTCGGGCCGGAGCTGCCGCTGACCGTAGGCGTGGTGGACGAATTCGAGCGCCGCGGCTGGAAGATTTTCGGGCCGCGGCAACAGGCGGCGCGCCTTGAGTCGAGCAAGGGGTTCGCCAAGGAATTCATGCTGCGGCACCGGATTCCCACGGCCCACTTCGCCATCTGCGCGTCCGAGAAAGATGTGAAGGAAGCGCTGGCCCGCCTGCACGCGCCGGTAGTGGTGAAGGCCGACGGCCTCGCGGCCGGGAAGGGCGTCGTCATCGCGCAGACGAAAGAAGAAGCCGCGCGCGTGGCGGCCGGGATGCTCAGCGGTGAAATGCTGGGCGAAGCCGGACGCACGGTGGTGCTGGAAGAATTCCTGCAAGGCGACGAACTCTCTTTCCTGGTGATGAGCGACGGCGAACGCGTGGCGCCGCTGGCGGCCGCGCGCGACCACAAGCGCATCGGCGAGGGCGATACCGGCCCCAATACCGGCGGCATGGGCGCGTACTCCACCGAGTCCATGGTCGATCCGGTGCTGCGCGAGTGGCTGCTCACGCACATTGCGCGCCCGGTCGTGGCCGGCATGAAGGCGGAAGACGCCGAGTATCGCGGCATCCTTTATTGCGGCCTGATGATCACGCCGCGCGGGCCCATGGTCCTGGAGTTCAACTGCCGCTTCGGCGATCCGGAGACGCAGCCCATCCTGATGCGCCTGGAGAGCGACCTGTTCGAGGCCATCGAAGCCGCGGTCGAAGGCAGAACGAGCGAGGGCGACTTTCGCTGGTCCGCCGATCCGGCTGTGTGCGTGGTCATGGCGGCGCGCGGCTATCCGGGAAAGCCGGAAACAGGGCAGAAGATTTCCGGACTCGAACGCGCAGCCGCAATCGAAGGCGTGGAGGTTTTCCACGCAGGCACAGTGCGCAAGGCGGATGGAATCTACACGTCCGGTGGCCGCGTGCTCGGCGTCACCGCGCGCGGCGCCGGTTTGAAGGCCGCGGTGGAGTGCGCCTACGCGGCGGTGGGTGAGATCAGTTTCGACGGAATGCAGTTCCGGCGGGACATTGCCGCCAAGGCAATTCAAAATCTTTAG
- a CDS encoding metal-dependent transcriptional regulator, with translation MRITVSKEDYLKAILEAECEGEQVISATLASWLSVSPPAVSMALRRLKKDGLVRVEGDGRVRLTSAGRAIARRTATRHHLIERMLSEIFGMEWYKVHEEAERLEHAVSAEFEAKLARRLGSSRACPHGNTVMPESPASRRRRGLTLLSEGEAGKQYVVRSIYERDRKLLEFLEHRGVRPGAKLRMLARNYDQTLTLNTDSGRVAIGKPAADRVWVAGDRG, from the coding sequence GTGAGAATCACCGTCTCCAAAGAGGACTACCTCAAGGCCATCCTCGAAGCCGAGTGCGAGGGCGAGCAGGTCATCTCGGCGACGCTGGCCAGCTGGCTCTCGGTCTCCCCGCCGGCGGTGAGCATGGCGCTGCGACGGCTGAAGAAAGACGGGCTGGTCCGCGTCGAAGGCGACGGCCGTGTTCGCCTCACCTCCGCCGGGCGCGCCATCGCGCGGCGCACCGCCACGCGGCACCACCTGATCGAGCGCATGCTGTCGGAAATTTTCGGCATGGAGTGGTACAAGGTGCACGAGGAGGCGGAGCGGCTGGAGCATGCCGTCTCTGCCGAGTTCGAGGCCAAGCTGGCGCGCCGCCTGGGAAGCAGCCGCGCCTGCCCGCACGGCAACACGGTGATGCCTGAGAGCCCGGCCAGCCGGCGCCGCCGCGGCCTCACGCTGCTTTCCGAAGGCGAAGCCGGCAAGCAATACGTGGTGCGCAGCATCTACGAGCGCGACCGCAAGCTGCTGGAGTTTCTCGAACACCGCGGTGTCCGCCCCGGGGCCAAGCTGCGTATGCTGGCGCGCAATTACGACCAGACCCTGACCTTGAATACCGACTCCGGCCGCGTCGCCATCGGCAAGCCCGCCGCCGACCGGGTTTGGGTCGCCGGCGATCGCGGATGA
- a CDS encoding Nramp family divalent metal transporter — MNTTERAWRLDRTHPSLPEVHASLLVPRTDNFLRKMLAFAGPGFLVAVGYMDPGNWATDLAAGSRYNYTLLSVVMLSNLMAILLQGLAVKLGVATGRDLAQACRDHFRPVTSFILWILAEVAIAACDLAEVIGSAIALQLLFHIPLVWGVCLTAADVLLILALQNRGFRYIEALVISLIAVISACFGLEILFSRPELSGIARGFIIPSVQIVRDPSMLYIAMGILGATVMPHNLYLHSAIVQTRKIQVTPEGKREAIRYGQIDSAVALMLALFVNAAILIVSAAVFHRSGNHNVAEIQDAYKLLSPLLGVGGASFLFAVALLASGQNSTLTGTLAGQIVMEGFLNIRLKPWLRRLITRLIAIVPAVIVTAAYGESGTARLLILSQVVLSMQLSFAVFPLVMFTGDRRKMGEFTNPRWLKSLAWTTAIFIAALNGWLLVQSFRGA; from the coding sequence ATGAACACCACCGAACGAGCCTGGCGCCTCGACCGCACCCACCCAAGTCTTCCCGAGGTGCACGCCAGCCTCCTCGTTCCGCGCACGGACAACTTCCTGCGCAAGATGCTCGCCTTCGCCGGCCCGGGATTCCTGGTGGCGGTGGGTTACATGGACCCGGGTAACTGGGCGACTGACCTGGCGGCCGGCTCGCGCTACAACTACACCCTGCTGTCGGTGGTGATGCTCTCGAACCTGATGGCGATCCTGCTGCAGGGACTCGCGGTGAAGCTCGGCGTCGCCACCGGGCGCGACCTGGCGCAGGCCTGCCGCGACCACTTCCGTCCCGTGACCAGCTTCATTCTGTGGATACTGGCCGAGGTCGCCATCGCCGCCTGCGACCTGGCCGAGGTGATCGGCTCGGCCATCGCTCTGCAGCTGCTGTTTCACATCCCGCTGGTGTGGGGCGTGTGCCTCACCGCTGCCGATGTGCTGCTCATCCTGGCGCTCCAGAACCGCGGCTTCCGCTACATCGAGGCGCTGGTCATCTCGCTGATTGCCGTGATCAGCGCGTGCTTTGGGCTGGAAATCCTGTTCTCGCGGCCGGAACTGAGCGGCATCGCGCGCGGTTTCATCATCCCCTCCGTCCAGATCGTGCGCGATCCGAGCATGCTGTACATCGCCATGGGCATCCTGGGCGCGACGGTCATGCCGCACAACCTCTACCTGCACTCGGCGATCGTTCAGACGCGGAAGATTCAGGTCACGCCCGAGGGCAAGCGCGAAGCCATCCGCTACGGACAGATTGATTCGGCGGTGGCGCTCATGCTGGCGCTGTTCGTCAACGCCGCCATCCTGATCGTCTCGGCCGCGGTCTTCCACCGCAGCGGCAATCACAACGTGGCCGAAATCCAGGACGCCTACAAGCTGCTCTCACCGCTCCTCGGCGTGGGCGGCGCCAGCTTCCTGTTTGCTGTTGCGCTGCTCGCTTCCGGGCAGAACTCCACCCTCACCGGCACGCTCGCCGGCCAGATCGTGATGGAAGGATTTTTGAACATCCGGCTCAAGCCGTGGCTGCGCCGGCTGATCACGCGGCTCATCGCCATCGTGCCCGCCGTCATCGTCACGGCTGCCTACGGCGAGAGCGGCACCGCCAGGCTGCTCATCCTCAGTCAGGTGGTGCTCAGCATGCAACTCAGCTTCGCCGTGTTTCCTCTGGTCATGTTTACCGGCGACCGCAGGAAGATGGGCGAGTTTACGAATCCGCGCTGGCTGAAATCGCTGGCGTGGACGACGGCCATCTTCATCGCCGCGTTGAACGGGTGGTTGCTGGTGCAGAGCTTTCGCGGAGCTTAG
- the ftsH gene encoding ATP-dependent zinc metalloprotease FtsH, whose amino-acid sequence MNSTVKTIVFWLVIVVSGVLLWQVVKTGGAGSKTKEINFTEFMSQVDQGNVQSVTLLNSDVQGTYRNEKTPFHTTVPANYPDMIKVLRDRNVNITVKDGSGGNWPAWLFNLAPIILLAALWFFMIRQMQTGGNKALSFGKSRARLLSMQQKKVTFKDVAGVDEAKEELREIIEFLREAQKFQKLGGRIPKGVLLVGPPGTGKTLLARAVAGEANVPFFSISGSDFVEMFVGVGASRVRDLFEQGKKNAPCIIFIDEIDAVGRHRGAGLGGGHDEREQTLNQLLVEMDGFESNEGVILIAATNRPDVLDPALLRPGRFDRRVVVSRPDVRGREEILRVHTRKIPVADDVDLSVLARGTPGFSGADLANMVNEAALNAARYNRKTVLMLDFELAKDKVLMGAERKSMLLSEEEKRNTAYHEAGHALVAAMREHADPLHKVTIIPRGMALGVTMQLPIDDKHTYTRDYLETQLAILMGGRVAEELFLKSMTTGAGNDIERATELARKMVCEFGMSKLGPLTFGKKEEQIFLGREIAQHRDFSEQTAMLIDEEVKRFVDQGYQSAVSILSGNREALERLAQALLEREVLDAVEIKAVIEGRELPAKPVGGSPGDDVQKVLKPEPGRTPGIQPAPGTA is encoded by the coding sequence GTGAATTCAACCGTAAAGACGATCGTGTTCTGGCTGGTGATCGTCGTGTCGGGCGTGCTGCTCTGGCAGGTGGTGAAGACGGGCGGGGCCGGCTCCAAGACAAAAGAGATCAACTTCACCGAGTTCATGTCGCAGGTGGACCAGGGCAACGTGCAGTCCGTGACCCTGCTGAACAGCGACGTGCAGGGAACTTACCGCAACGAGAAGACCCCCTTCCACACCACCGTTCCGGCGAACTATCCGGACATGATCAAGGTGCTGCGCGACCGCAACGTCAACATCACCGTGAAAGACGGTTCGGGCGGGAACTGGCCGGCGTGGCTGTTCAACTTAGCCCCCATCATCCTGCTGGCCGCGCTGTGGTTCTTCATGATCCGCCAGATGCAGACGGGCGGAAACAAGGCGCTGAGTTTCGGCAAGAGCCGCGCTCGCCTGCTCTCCATGCAGCAGAAGAAGGTCACGTTCAAGGACGTGGCCGGCGTGGATGAGGCCAAGGAAGAGCTGCGCGAGATCATCGAGTTCCTGCGCGAAGCGCAGAAGTTCCAGAAGCTCGGCGGACGCATCCCCAAGGGCGTGCTGCTGGTCGGGCCTCCGGGAACCGGCAAGACGCTGCTGGCGCGCGCCGTGGCGGGCGAAGCCAACGTGCCGTTCTTCTCGATCTCCGGCTCCGACTTCGTGGAGATGTTCGTTGGCGTGGGCGCCAGCCGCGTCCGCGACCTGTTCGAGCAGGGCAAGAAGAACGCGCCCTGCATCATCTTTATCGACGAAATTGACGCGGTCGGCCGCCATCGCGGCGCCGGCCTGGGCGGCGGTCACGACGAGCGCGAGCAGACGCTCAACCAGCTGCTCGTCGAGATGGACGGCTTCGAGTCCAACGAAGGCGTCATCCTGATCGCGGCCACCAACCGGCCTGACGTGCTCGATCCGGCGCTGCTGCGCCCCGGCCGCTTCGACCGGCGCGTCGTGGTGTCGCGGCCTGACGTGCGCGGACGCGAAGAGATTCTCCGCGTGCACACGCGCAAGATTCCTGTGGCCGACGACGTTGACTTGTCGGTCCTGGCGCGCGGCACACCGGGCTTCAGCGGCGCCGACCTAGCCAACATGGTCAACGAGGCTGCGCTGAACGCGGCGCGCTACAACCGCAAGACCGTCCTCATGCTCGATTTCGAGCTGGCCAAGGACAAGGTCCTGATGGGCGCCGAGCGTAAAAGCATGCTGCTGAGCGAAGAGGAGAAGCGGAACACCGCTTACCACGAAGCCGGGCATGCGCTGGTGGCGGCGATGCGCGAGCACGCCGACCCGCTGCACAAGGTGACCATCATCCCGCGCGGCATGGCGCTGGGCGTGACCATGCAGCTGCCCATCGACGACAAGCACACGTACACGCGCGACTATCTGGAAACGCAGCTCGCGATCCTGATGGGTGGGCGCGTGGCCGAAGAGCTCTTCCTCAAGAGCATGACCACGGGCGCGGGCAACGACATTGAGCGCGCCACCGAGCTGGCGCGCAAGATGGTGTGCGAGTTTGGCATGTCGAAACTCGGCCCGCTCACGTTCGGCAAGAAGGAAGAGCAGATCTTCCTCGGGCGCGAGATCGCGCAGCATCGCGACTTCAGCGAGCAGACGGCCATGCTCATCGATGAGGAAGTGAAGCGCTTCGTCGACCAAGGCTACCAGTCGGCGGTCAGCATCCTGAGCGGCAATCGCGAGGCGCTGGAGCGGCTGGCGCAGGCGCTGCTGGAGCGGGAGGTGCTCGACGCGGTCGAGATCAAGGCCGTCATCGAAGGCCGCGAGCTTCCCGCCAAGCCCGTGGGCGGCTCTCCCGGCGACGATGTGCAGAAGGTGCTCAAGCCGGAGCCGGGCCGCACGCCGGGCATCCAGCCAGCGCCAGGCACGGCGTAA
- a CDS encoding phosphoribosyltransferase family protein, with product MTQAGDVTVLLSAEQIQKRVQELARQISETYRGKTLHAVCVLDDAFVFMADLVRALDVPVVCQFVKPKLTEKSKDSGIHREIFFSPEIDVRGQHVLLVEVVVMSGITAEFLMRNLVGRGAATVKLCTLLDKQVSRRVSLQPDFFGFQVEEGFVVGYGLGAPHLGRNLPYVGVLKGAEGTAAASNK from the coding sequence ATGACCCAGGCCGGCGACGTAACCGTGCTGCTCTCCGCCGAGCAGATCCAGAAGCGCGTGCAGGAGCTCGCGCGCCAGATTTCCGAGACCTATCGCGGCAAGACGCTGCACGCCGTGTGCGTGCTCGACGACGCCTTCGTGTTCATGGCCGACCTGGTGCGCGCCCTCGACGTGCCGGTGGTGTGCCAGTTCGTGAAGCCGAAGCTCACCGAGAAGAGCAAGGACAGCGGCATCCACCGCGAGATCTTCTTCAGTCCCGAGATTGACGTGCGCGGCCAGCACGTGCTCCTGGTCGAAGTGGTGGTGATGAGCGGCATCACCGCCGAGTTCCTGATGCGCAACTTGGTCGGCCGCGGAGCCGCCACCGTCAAGCTGTGCACGCTGCTTGATAAGCAGGTTTCCCGCCGCGTCTCGCTCCAGCCCGACTTCTTCGGCTTCCAGGTCGAAGAAGGGTTCGTGGTGGGATACGGCCTGGGCGCGCCGCATCTGGGGCGAAATCTGCCGTATGTAGGAGTGCTGAAAGGCGCCGAAGGCACGGCTGCGGCGTCTAATAAATAG
- the tilS gene encoding tRNA lysidine(34) synthetase TilS — protein sequence MNPRPTRWHSALTVGVLNAVRTGRLLRAGERVGVAVSGGADSVALLRLLLELRTELGIVPAVVHMNHGIRAEAAADAAFVAALAREHDLELFAETADATGFAASRRLSLEAAGRELRYGFFARLVAEGKLDRIATAHTLDDQAETVLLRLIRGAGTRGLAGILPARGAAPQRLKQQQVGPSHGAAEAAPLRNRVGCPKSANHIVRPLLAVRRADLERYLRQIGQPWHEDASNRDRRFLRNRVRHELLPLLEREFNPSVVRVLGEMAEAARGEEEYWSEQVERALTESCSPAAPERAAARAPVVRLESFRRLPPALQRRVVRALAERVGLRLDFEHVEQVLSLAESQSGKRERKVELRGGLVVVAGAAELRFELDKRSLPEKRANALARR from the coding sequence GTGAACCCCCGCCCGACAAGATGGCACTCGGCGCTCACCGTCGGCGTGCTCAACGCGGTCCGCACTGGGCGCCTGCTGCGCGCCGGCGAGCGCGTTGGCGTGGCCGTTTCCGGCGGCGCCGACTCGGTAGCCCTGTTGCGCCTGCTGCTGGAGCTGCGCACCGAGCTGGGCATCGTCCCCGCGGTTGTGCACATGAACCACGGCATTCGCGCCGAGGCCGCGGCCGATGCCGCCTTCGTCGCGGCCCTGGCGCGCGAACACGACCTCGAACTTTTCGCCGAAACGGCCGACGCAACCGGCTTCGCCGCCTCGCGTCGCCTGAGCCTCGAGGCTGCGGGACGCGAGCTGCGCTATGGTTTCTTCGCGCGGCTCGTCGCCGAAGGCAAGCTCGACCGCATCGCGACCGCACACACGCTCGACGATCAGGCCGAGACGGTCCTGCTGCGGCTCATCCGCGGCGCCGGGACGCGCGGTCTTGCGGGGATTCTGCCCGCACGCGGAGCAGCACCTCAGCGGCTGAAGCAGCAGCAGGTTGGCCCGAGTCACGGCGCGGCTGAAGCCGCACCCTTACGAAATCGTGTTGGGTGTCCTAAGTCGGCGAATCACATTGTTCGTCCGCTGTTGGCCGTTCGTCGCGCCGACCTGGAGCGCTATCTGCGGCAGATCGGCCAGCCTTGGCACGAGGACGCCAGCAACCGCGACCGCCGCTTCCTGCGCAACCGCGTGAGGCACGAACTGCTGCCGCTGCTGGAGCGCGAGTTCAACCCCAGCGTGGTGCGTGTGCTGGGCGAGATGGCCGAGGCCGCCCGCGGCGAGGAAGAGTACTGGAGCGAGCAGGTTGAGCGCGCGCTCACCGAATCGTGCAGCCCGGCCGCCCCCGAACGGGCCGCTGCCCGCGCGCCGGTGGTCCGGCTGGAGTCGTTCCGCCGGCTCCCGCCGGCGCTTCAGCGCCGCGTGGTCCGCGCCCTGGCCGAACGAGTGGGCCTCAGGCTCGACTTCGAGCACGTCGAGCAGGTGCTGTCGCTGGCCGAGTCGCAGTCGGGCAAACGCGAGCGCAAAGTGGAGCTGCGCGGCGGACTGGTGGTCGTCGCCGGTGCCGCCGAGCTGCGCTTCGAGCTCGACAAGCGCAGTCTGCCTGAGAAGCGCGCCAACGCGCTGGCGCGCCGCTGA
- a CDS encoding DUF885 domain-containing protein — protein MRNALIALLILAATALAQPAPAASSVVGAGKRLHAIFDREWEYTMQQNPTWASSLGDRRWNNKWPDASLAAIEARQRHRVALLDELKKFPRAQLSAADQLNYDLFRKQTEEAIEEHGFHWYLAPLYQREGPQLADELGDQLRFTTVKDYEDWIARLRALPAHLEQVTELMREGVKEHIVHPKVIMQRIPAQIEKQIVADPEQSGFYRPFKRFPADLSAADRERLSAAAREAISNAVVPAYRKFHDFFVRDYLPACFDQVGAWQLPRGDAMYAFFVRRYTTTSLTPGQVHEIGLKEVARIRAEMEAIKDKTGFHGSMKEFFTYLRTDPRFFYKSPDDLLEAYKALAKTVDPNLVKVFRTLPRMPYGVKVIPAASAPDTTAAYYQEGAPDGSRAGAYYVNLYKPESRPKWEMTALTLHESVPGHHLQIALAQELGEIPKFRRFGYYVAFGEGWGLYAESLGEDMGLYSDPYDKFGELTYDMWRAVRLVVDTGMHAKHWTRQQAIDYFMENAPKAELDIVNEIDRYIAWPGQALGYKIGQLKFKELRERARQKLGAQFDVREYHEVALGSGAVPLDILERNVDAWIARKSKATAETQRRGEKSGK, from the coding sequence ATGCGCAACGCCCTTATCGCCCTGCTCATCCTTGCCGCCACCGCTCTCGCCCAGCCCGCGCCCGCCGCATCTTCTGTTGTCGGGGCCGGCAAGCGCCTGCACGCCATCTTCGACCGCGAGTGGGAGTACACCATGCAGCAGAACCCCACCTGGGCGTCGTCGCTGGGCGATCGCCGATGGAACAACAAGTGGCCCGACGCGAGCCTTGCGGCCATCGAAGCGCGGCAGCGGCATCGGGTGGCGCTGCTCGACGAGTTGAAGAAGTTTCCGCGCGCCCAGCTTTCAGCCGCCGACCAGCTCAACTACGACCTGTTTCGCAAGCAGACCGAAGAAGCCATCGAAGAGCACGGCTTCCACTGGTACCTGGCGCCGCTCTACCAGCGCGAGGGCCCGCAACTGGCCGATGAACTCGGCGACCAGCTCCGCTTCACCACGGTGAAGGACTACGAAGACTGGATCGCGCGGCTGCGCGCGCTGCCCGCGCACCTGGAGCAGGTGACCGAACTGATGCGCGAGGGGGTGAAGGAGCACATCGTCCACCCCAAGGTGATCATGCAGCGCATTCCGGCGCAGATCGAGAAGCAGATCGTCGCCGACCCGGAGCAGAGCGGCTTCTACCGGCCGTTCAAGCGCTTCCCCGCCGACCTGAGCGCCGCCGACCGCGAGCGCCTGTCGGCCGCCGCGCGCGAGGCCATCAGCAACGCCGTCGTCCCGGCCTACCGCAAGTTCCACGACTTCTTCGTGCGCGACTACCTGCCCGCCTGCTTCGACCAGGTGGGCGCCTGGCAGTTGCCGCGCGGCGACGCCATGTACGCCTTCTTCGTCCGCCGGTACACGACGACCAGCCTCACGCCCGGCCAGGTGCACGAAATCGGACTGAAGGAAGTGGCCCGCATCCGCGCCGAGATGGAAGCGATCAAGGACAAGACCGGCTTCCACGGCTCGATGAAGGAATTCTTCACCTACCTGCGCACCGATCCGCGCTTCTTCTACAAATCGCCCGACGACCTGCTGGAGGCCTACAAAGCGCTGGCGAAAACGGTTGATCCGAACCTGGTGAAAGTTTTCCGCACGCTGCCGCGCATGCCGTACGGCGTGAAGGTGATCCCGGCCGCGTCGGCGCCCGACACCACCGCCGCCTACTACCAGGAGGGCGCGCCCGACGGCTCGCGCGCCGGCGCCTACTACGTGAACCTCTACAAGCCCGAGAGCCGCCCCAAGTGGGAGATGACCGCGCTCACGCTGCACGAATCGGTGCCCGGACATCACCTGCAGATCGCGCTGGCGCAGGAGCTGGGCGAGATTCCCAAGTTCCGCCGCTTCGGCTACTACGTGGCGTTCGGCGAAGGCTGGGGACTCTACGCCGAGTCGCTCGGCGAAGACATGGGCCTGTACTCCGACCCGTATGACAAGTTCGGCGAGCTGACCTACGACATGTGGCGCGCCGTGCGCCTGGTGGTGGACACCGGCATGCATGCCAAGCACTGGACGCGCCAGCAGGCGATTGACTACTTCATGGAAAACGCGCCCAAGGCCGAACTCGACATCGTGAACGAAATCGACCGCTACATCGCCTGGCCCGGGCAGGCGCTCGGCTACAAGATCGGCCAGCTCAAGTTCAAGGAACTCCGCGAGCGCGCGCGGCAGAAGCTCGGGGCGCAATTCGACGTCCGCGAGTACCACGAGGTTGCGTTGGGATCGGGGGCGGTGCCGCTGGATATTTTGGAGCGGAATGTGGACGCGTGGATTGCGCGGAAGTCAAAGGCCACCGCGGAGACGCAGAGGCGCGGAGAAAAGTCAGGAAAATGA